Proteins from one Candidatus Nitrospira nitrosa genomic window:
- a CDS encoding glycosyltransferase family protein, which translates to MPLIWAAISAHGFGHAAQVVPVLNALGCLVPDLRVLLRTTVPAAFFVDRLKIPWEISPVQQDVGCVQQGPMTINIEATWREHHQFHSTWKERLQTEIESMRTAKPDLVLADTPYLALAAGKAASIPTIALASFTWDLILSEYQAPPWIDTQPILQSIRQAYRQADLALRITPSPVLDCFQHLHIIHPVAEPALAARAQLAEFLSLRPGNRTVLIGFGGIPLTSLPFETLESLHGYQFLLDGSTPPESTRCTSIRSLPFSFKTLLASVDVVMTKPGYGTLVEAVALQVPIVYVRRYNFGDEQSLVEYLHRYGRGIELSMDDFMKGQWATTLERAINLPATTPPPEPNGASEAATMLVPYFKRNRS; encoded by the coding sequence ATGCCGCTAATCTGGGCCGCCATCTCCGCACACGGATTCGGTCACGCCGCCCAGGTCGTGCCGGTGCTCAACGCATTAGGTTGTCTTGTTCCAGATCTCCGAGTGCTCCTACGCACCACGGTTCCTGCAGCATTCTTCGTCGATCGTCTCAAAATCCCATGGGAAATCAGTCCCGTCCAACAAGATGTCGGCTGCGTTCAACAGGGTCCCATGACCATCAATATCGAAGCGACCTGGCGTGAGCACCACCAATTCCACAGCACATGGAAGGAGCGACTGCAGACCGAAATTGAATCTATGCGAACGGCGAAACCAGATCTGGTTCTCGCCGACACCCCGTACCTCGCATTGGCGGCGGGAAAGGCCGCTTCGATTCCGACCATTGCACTCGCCAGTTTTACCTGGGACCTGATTCTGTCTGAGTACCAGGCTCCTCCTTGGATCGACACCCAACCAATCTTACAGTCCATCCGTCAGGCCTATAGGCAAGCCGATCTTGCTCTCCGAATTACTCCCTCCCCAGTATTGGATTGCTTTCAGCACCTACACATTATTCACCCGGTTGCAGAGCCGGCTTTGGCCGCCCGTGCGCAACTAGCCGAGTTTCTGTCCCTGAGGCCGGGGAACCGAACGGTTCTGATCGGATTTGGAGGAATTCCGCTGACGTCACTCCCCTTCGAGACCCTTGAATCACTTCATGGCTACCAATTTCTTTTGGACGGCTCAACTCCTCCGGAGAGTACGCGATGCACCTCCATCAGATCCCTACCGTTTTCGTTTAAGACCCTGCTCGCCTCGGTCGATGTCGTCATGACCAAACCAGGGTATGGCACTCTGGTCGAAGCCGTCGCCTTACAAGTCCCGATCGTGTACGTTCGTCGATACAACTTCGGGGACGAACAATCTCTCGTGGAGTACCTGCACCGCTACGGGAGGGGGATCGAGCTTTCCATGGACGACTTCATGAAGGGCCAATGGGCGACAACGCTGGAGCGAGCGATCAACCTCCCCGCTACAACTCCACCTCCAGAACCCAATGGCGCAAGCGAAGCGGCAACCATGCTCGTGCCATATTTCAAACGCAATCGAAGCTGA
- the tadA gene encoding tRNA adenosine(34) deaminase TadA, whose amino-acid sequence MTVTGLAISPSSQPDSHDGQFMELALQQARLAPLVGEVPIGAVLVSDNHVIAAAHNYREILQDPTAHAEIIIIRQAAEQLKTWRLTGTTLYVTLEPCPMCAGAIVQARIARLVFGAWDPKAGACGSILDIPSERRFNHQVQVTGGLREEESRGLLQEFFRTKRAALSEQRRLSTSVSQGGRSD is encoded by the coding sequence GTGACTGTCACAGGCCTCGCAATATCGCCATCAAGCCAACCCGACAGCCATGATGGCCAGTTCATGGAGCTGGCGCTTCAACAAGCCCGACTGGCTCCCCTCGTCGGAGAAGTCCCGATTGGCGCCGTGTTGGTGTCAGACAACCACGTGATCGCGGCTGCTCATAACTATCGGGAGATCTTGCAGGATCCAACGGCGCATGCCGAGATCATCATCATCAGACAAGCCGCAGAGCAGTTGAAGACATGGCGCCTCACCGGCACCACACTCTATGTCACACTGGAGCCCTGTCCGATGTGTGCGGGAGCCATTGTGCAAGCACGTATCGCAAGGCTCGTCTTCGGCGCCTGGGATCCCAAGGCCGGAGCCTGTGGTTCAATCCTCGATATTCCTTCTGAGCGCCGTTTCAACCATCAAGTACAGGTGACCGGAGGGCTACGCGAGGAGGAAAGCCGAGGACTCTTGCAGGAGTTTTTCCGAACCAAGAGAGCGGCTCTTTCCGAACAGCGCAGGCTCTCAACGTCAGTCTCCCAAGGAGGGAGGTCTGATTGA
- a CDS encoding CAAX prenyl protease-related protein: protein MAARIVPFGLYALFLLIGQIVGWLGQVAGWPALSGDAVLLWLYPIKTLVVAAALAWFWRQYDELQWPPKLPVRHLMLTTAAGVLVYAAWVRMDWAWAMQGAPSSGYNPFTVDGPASYLLTAFRLCGAAIVVPIMEELFWRSFVLRYLISSRFEAIPIGTFTPISFVAVVALFGVEHDLWLAGMMAGTVYGLLLVQTRNLWACIGAHAITNFALGIHVLVTRQWSWW from the coding sequence ATGGCCGCTCGGATCGTTCCATTTGGACTGTACGCATTATTTTTATTAATAGGCCAAATAGTCGGATGGCTGGGACAGGTTGCCGGATGGCCAGCACTGTCGGGAGATGCCGTTCTCTTATGGCTTTACCCGATCAAGACACTGGTCGTTGCCGCTGCACTAGCCTGGTTCTGGCGTCAGTATGATGAACTCCAGTGGCCACCCAAACTGCCAGTCCGACATCTGATGTTAACTACGGCCGCTGGAGTCCTGGTTTATGCAGCCTGGGTTCGGATGGACTGGGCATGGGCAATGCAGGGAGCACCTTCGTCAGGATACAACCCATTTACAGTTGACGGGCCGGCCAGCTATCTACTGACCGCGTTTCGCCTCTGTGGGGCAGCGATTGTCGTTCCGATTATGGAAGAATTGTTCTGGCGGTCATTTGTACTGAGGTACCTGATCTCATCCCGTTTTGAGGCGATCCCTATCGGAACCTTCACACCGATCTCATTCGTCGCGGTCGTCGCACTCTTTGGAGTAGAACATGATCTTTGGCTGGCAGGGATGATGGCCGGAACCGTCTATGGACTCCTACTGGTACAGACCAGGAATCTCTGGGCCTGCATTGGCGCACATGCCATCACCAACTTCGCTCTTGGGATACATGTCTTAGTGACCAGGCAGTGGTCTTGGTGGTAA
- a CDS encoding NAD(P)/FAD-dependent oxidoreductase yields the protein MMSTAKPRVLILGGGFGGMYAALEFERALERGANLDVTLVNHDNFFLFTPMLHEVAASDIDVTNIVSPIRKLLCKVTFFHGEVESIDLEQKRVGLSHGHDKHCHALPYDHLVLALGASTNFFDIPGLAPRAFTMKTLSDAIALRNHLIANLEEADFECGASLRTGLMNFVVAGGGFAGVETIAAMNDFLREAVRFFAHLREDMLRVILVSAGPVILPELGEKLGTYAQRKLTEQKVEIHANCKVTAVTDHDITLSDGTTVTTNTLVWTAGISPHALLGTLPCPKTKDRILVNEYLEVPGWSGVWALGDCAMVPDRKTGAFHPPTAQHALREGRVAAQNILATVQQGWKRPFVYSTIGLLAPIGKRTGVANILGINFSGFIAWWLWRTIYLLKLPRFEKKVLVALDWTLDVLFSKDLVHFRTTRSLSSPPSTKP from the coding sequence ATGATGTCGACTGCAAAGCCACGCGTCTTGATTCTGGGTGGGGGATTCGGCGGGATGTATGCCGCGCTGGAATTCGAACGGGCACTTGAGCGGGGTGCGAACCTCGACGTCACCCTTGTCAACCACGACAACTTTTTCCTCTTCACCCCGATGCTGCACGAAGTGGCCGCAAGTGACATCGATGTCACCAATATCGTGAGCCCTATCCGCAAGTTGCTGTGTAAAGTGACGTTCTTTCATGGTGAAGTCGAATCTATCGACCTGGAGCAGAAGCGCGTTGGCCTGTCACATGGGCATGATAAACATTGCCATGCGCTGCCGTACGACCATCTCGTGCTGGCACTTGGTGCCTCCACGAATTTTTTCGATATTCCGGGCTTAGCCCCTCGTGCCTTTACTATGAAAACGCTCAGTGACGCGATTGCCCTGCGCAATCATCTCATCGCAAATCTAGAAGAGGCCGACTTTGAGTGTGGAGCCTCGCTCCGTACCGGCCTCATGAATTTCGTGGTGGCTGGAGGTGGGTTTGCAGGAGTCGAAACCATTGCGGCCATGAACGACTTTCTTCGAGAAGCAGTGCGGTTCTTTGCGCATCTGCGGGAAGATATGCTGCGAGTCATTCTGGTCAGTGCTGGGCCGGTCATCTTGCCGGAGCTCGGAGAGAAGCTCGGGACCTACGCACAGCGCAAACTGACCGAGCAGAAGGTGGAAATCCATGCGAACTGCAAAGTCACCGCCGTGACGGACCACGACATCACCCTCAGTGACGGAACGACGGTCACGACGAATACACTGGTCTGGACCGCCGGCATCAGCCCTCACGCGCTTTTGGGCACATTGCCCTGCCCAAAAACCAAGGATCGGATCCTTGTGAACGAGTACCTGGAGGTTCCTGGATGGTCAGGAGTCTGGGCCTTGGGCGACTGCGCGATGGTGCCAGACCGAAAAACGGGTGCATTTCACCCTCCGACCGCACAACACGCACTACGCGAAGGGCGGGTGGCAGCACAGAATATCCTGGCGACGGTTCAACAGGGATGGAAACGACCATTTGTCTACTCCACGATCGGGCTGCTCGCTCCGATCGGCAAACGGACCGGTGTCGCAAACATTCTGGGCATCAATTTTTCAGGCTTCATTGCTTGGTGGCTATGGCGAACGATCTACCTGCTAAAGCTCCCTCGCTTTGAAAAGAAAGTGCTCGTAGCCTTGGACTGGACCTTGGATGTGCTCTTTTCCAAAGATCTGGTCCACTTTCGAACCACACGCTCCCTCTCCTCACCACCGTCAACAAAGCCCTGA
- a CDS encoding sigma-70 family RNA polymerase sigma factor — MDTAAQYAASTIDPKVASRAGKGDNHAFTQLYDQSSTILFSLALRILGSREEAADILQAIYVDIWKRAVRYDVGRGTPIAWLITLTRSRAIDRLRASDPPLRRQTVPTDGTESSALPGRFEGPADQALRTVISKALSDLPKTHRQAIELAYYEGLPPAEIATRLDQPLDAVITRLKLGMAQLHATLHTYWEQDLSA; from the coding sequence ATGGACACTGCCGCTCAATACGCCGCGTCAACGATTGACCCAAAAGTCGCCAGTCGAGCCGGCAAGGGAGACAACCATGCCTTCACCCAACTCTATGATCAATCAAGCACCATCCTCTTCAGCTTGGCATTGCGGATACTCGGTAGTCGAGAGGAAGCCGCTGACATCCTGCAGGCTATTTATGTTGATATCTGGAAACGAGCAGTTCGTTATGACGTCGGGCGTGGTACACCGATCGCCTGGCTCATCACGCTAACCCGCAGTCGAGCCATCGACCGACTACGAGCCTCCGATCCTCCACTGCGTCGTCAAACGGTGCCGACCGATGGCACCGAGTCTTCCGCCCTGCCCGGGCGATTTGAGGGTCCAGCCGACCAAGCACTACGGACGGTGATCAGCAAGGCACTCAGCGATCTGCCGAAGACGCATCGACAGGCAATTGAATTGGCATACTACGAGGGCCTGCCTCCAGCAGAGATTGCCACGCGACTCGACCAGCCGCTCGACGCGGTAATCACTCGCCTCAAGCTCGGCATGGCGCAACTACATGCGACCCTACACACGTACTGGGAGCAAGATCTCTCGGCATGA
- a CDS encoding tetratricopeptide repeat protein has product MDIDAFRQMVVKNPKGFLGRYGLGNKILQENGSLEEAVEHLTVATQLDPTHAASHLALGRTLIRLGRNAEAKPVLTTGIEAVLSGRSNGGKDLVPEMQELLRTLS; this is encoded by the coding sequence ATGGACATTGATGCGTTCCGTCAGATGGTGGTCAAGAATCCCAAAGGATTCCTCGGCCGCTACGGGCTCGGCAACAAGATACTGCAAGAAAATGGGAGCCTGGAGGAAGCCGTTGAGCATCTGACGGTGGCCACACAGCTGGACCCAACCCACGCTGCTTCTCATCTGGCTTTAGGACGGACCTTGATCCGACTGGGAAGAAACGCCGAGGCCAAGCCCGTGCTCACAACTGGCATTGAGGCGGTTCTTTCTGGGCGTTCCAACGGCGGAAAGGATCTGGTCCCCGAGATGCAGGAATTACTACGCACGCTGTCATGA